One genomic window of Corynebacterium pseudotuberculosis includes the following:
- a CDS encoding response regulator transcription factor, whose product MEGVNEKTKRILVVDDEPNIVELLNVSLKFQGFDVATANSGVEALEIAKEFKPDAFILDVMMPGMDGYELLPKLRAEGLDGPVLYLTAKDAVEHRIHGLTIGADDYVTKPFSLEEVITRLRVILRRGSSVEMVEDDSTLVYADLTLNDDTHEVTKAGKVVDLSPTEFNLLRCLMLNAEVVMSKAKILDHVWHYDFGGDGNVVESYISYLRRKIDTHDPQLIQTVRGVGYVLRKPRNT is encoded by the coding sequence ATGGAAGGCGTGAACGAGAAAACCAAGCGAATACTGGTCGTCGATGATGAGCCGAACATCGTTGAGCTTTTGAATGTCAGTTTAAAATTCCAAGGATTTGATGTCGCCACCGCCAATTCCGGCGTGGAAGCACTGGAAATAGCAAAAGAATTTAAGCCTGATGCATTCATTCTTGATGTCATGATGCCAGGCATGGATGGCTATGAGCTTTTGCCCAAACTTCGGGCGGAAGGCCTTGACGGTCCCGTTCTCTACCTGACGGCAAAAGACGCTGTGGAGCACCGGATTCATGGATTGACCATTGGCGCCGACGACTATGTGACCAAGCCCTTCTCCCTGGAAGAAGTGATTACTCGGCTGCGAGTTATTTTACGTCGCGGCAGCAGCGTGGAGATGGTAGAGGATGACTCCACGTTGGTGTACGCCGATCTTACGCTTAACGACGACACCCACGAGGTAACAAAAGCCGGAAAAGTTGTAGATCTCTCGCCTACTGAGTTCAACCTGCTGCGTTGTTTAATGCTTAACGCCGAGGTAGTGATGTCTAAAGCAAAGATTTTGGACCATGTGTGGCATTACGACTTCGGCGGTGACGGAAACGTTGTCGAGTCCTACATTTCTTATTTGCGCCGCAAGATAGATACCCATGATCCTCAACTGATTCAAACTGTGCGTGGCGTGGGATACGTACTGCGTAAGCCTCGGAATACGTAA
- a CDS encoding sensor histidine kinase produces the protein MSTQNPYSTAVVRGTPVYSGKQRWGYRGARKTGKNLVARVCDIHFLSGLPLRFGLLVIVVAVSAVGLIGSAVAVNRTMRELTYSRIDKELELGLNGWAKQDSLFKTNPGATSARPPTEFYVVKIYQDGTTNVYNEDVSEPDLSKVYAGQGPHTVGSSPQSRKDAMWRVTAETRNGVTMVVAKDITQEANMLRRLAVGQVIIEIAVLLLMALIAFFLIRRALRPLHEVECTAKAIAQGDLDRRVPEASENTEVGALSSSLNSMISRLQSLIVELQDKEAQMRRFVGDASHELRTPLTSVRGYSELYRSGATKDADLVIDKIEGEASRMSLLVEDLLALTRAEGARHETAPVDLLEVSLSVVSSLQAAYPNRSIEVRSECAEVPITVGDAARLHQVLTNLTTNALKHGGEDAKVQIKLYDDPTSSNIAIDIIDDGVGMSEKDAEHIFERFYRADTSRARSTGGSGLGLAIVKSLVAAHNGNISVSSTLGAGTTFHLTLPRLED, from the coding sequence ATGAGCACCCAGAACCCATATTCCACCGCGGTGGTACGCGGTACCCCTGTCTACAGCGGAAAACAGCGCTGGGGATACCGAGGGGCCCGAAAAACGGGTAAAAACTTGGTCGCGAGAGTCTGCGACATACACTTTTTATCTGGGTTGCCATTGCGCTTTGGACTGTTAGTAATCGTGGTTGCAGTCTCCGCCGTGGGGTTGATCGGCAGTGCCGTTGCCGTTAACCGAACAATGCGAGAACTCACGTATTCTCGCATTGACAAGGAGCTAGAACTGGGGCTCAATGGGTGGGCCAAGCAGGACTCGCTTTTCAAAACTAACCCTGGAGCCACTAGCGCTCGGCCGCCGACAGAATTTTACGTGGTCAAGATCTACCAGGACGGAACAACAAACGTATACAACGAGGACGTTTCTGAACCGGATCTGAGTAAGGTTTACGCAGGCCAGGGCCCTCACACTGTGGGTTCTAGTCCACAGAGCCGCAAAGACGCCATGTGGCGAGTAACTGCTGAGACTCGTAACGGCGTGACCATGGTTGTGGCGAAGGATATCACCCAAGAGGCCAACATGCTGCGGCGGCTTGCCGTGGGACAGGTCATCATTGAAATTGCAGTGCTGCTCCTCATGGCTCTCATTGCGTTTTTCTTGATTCGTAGGGCACTGCGTCCTTTGCATGAGGTCGAATGCACGGCCAAAGCAATCGCTCAAGGCGACCTGGACAGGCGAGTGCCGGAAGCTTCAGAGAACACTGAGGTCGGCGCGCTATCTAGCTCATTGAACTCGATGATCTCCAGACTGCAGTCTCTTATCGTAGAGCTGCAGGATAAAGAAGCGCAGATGCGTAGATTCGTCGGGGATGCCTCCCATGAGCTGCGGACGCCGTTGACGTCGGTTCGCGGTTACTCGGAGTTGTACCGCTCTGGAGCAACAAAAGACGCGGATTTGGTAATCGACAAAATTGAGGGAGAGGCCTCCCGCATGAGCCTGTTGGTGGAGGATCTCCTTGCGCTGACTCGCGCTGAAGGGGCACGGCATGAGACTGCGCCAGTTGATCTTTTAGAGGTCTCCTTGTCAGTTGTCTCCTCGTTGCAGGCCGCATACCCCAATCGCAGCATCGAGGTGCGCTCTGAATGCGCTGAGGTGCCTATAACTGTGGGCGATGCCGCTCGTTTACACCAAGTGCTGACTAACCTCACCACTAATGCTTTGAAGCACGGCGGCGAAGACGCAAAGGTGCAGATTAAGCTTTACGACGATCCCACCAGCAGCAATATTGCCATCGATATTATCGATGACGGCGTGGGAATGTCCGAAAAAGACGCTGAGCACATTTTTGAGCGTTTCTATCGAGCAGATACGTCGCGTGCTCGTTCTACAGGAGGCAGCGGCCTCGGATTGGCTATCGTGAAGTCGCTGGTAGCCGCTCACAATGGAAACATAAGTGTAAGTAGCACTCTCGGCGCCGGGACCACCTTCCATCTGACGCTTCCCCGACTAGAAGATTGA
- a CDS encoding esterase/lipase family protein: MALLRWVPTRGRLPASPRFTEDSPIPVLFVHGTLGSPGNFERPAQRLVEQGRPFFAPAYGQHGTASLDSSLQELLVYVDALISRGVRQVDIVGHSAGGLLALRLAHARPGFVRKLVGLGAAFHGVPKNLRFKPVVKWIGGQALLQLTQKIPAELPKDVELISVFSTSDFVVPAQSSKLGELVEIHGVRHEDLPRQADIVLDALGT; the protein is encoded by the coding sequence ATGGCGTTATTAAGGTGGGTGCCCACGAGAGGCCGGCTACCAGCCTCTCCACGTTTCACTGAAGACTCCCCTATCCCCGTGTTATTTGTACACGGAACGCTAGGATCCCCGGGGAACTTTGAGAGGCCGGCTCAACGGCTAGTGGAACAAGGACGCCCATTTTTTGCACCGGCATATGGGCAGCACGGAACAGCAAGCCTTGATTCCTCCTTGCAAGAACTACTGGTATATGTAGACGCACTCATTAGCCGGGGAGTACGCCAAGTAGATATCGTCGGGCATTCAGCCGGGGGACTTTTGGCCCTACGGCTTGCCCATGCGCGTCCCGGTTTTGTGAGGAAGTTAGTGGGTTTAGGGGCGGCCTTCCACGGAGTTCCTAAAAATTTGCGATTTAAGCCCGTGGTCAAATGGATTGGTGGGCAAGCGCTTTTGCAACTCACCCAAAAGATTCCAGCTGAGCTTCCCAAAGACGTGGAATTGATTTCGGTATTTTCCACTTCGGATTTTGTAGTGCCAGCACAATCGAGCAAGTTAGGTGAACTGGTAGAAATTCACGGAGTCCGCCATGAGGACTTACCACGACAAGCTGACATTGTCCTCGATGCACTAGGAACTTAG
- a CDS encoding HIT family protein, which yields MSSVFTKIISGDLPGRFVYRDKEVVAFLTIEPLAYGHVLVVPVAEVDKWTDLEPATWVKLNEVAQKIGQAVIEVFNAPRAGYVIAGFDVPHTHIHVFPATKMSDYDFSQAIPMDKTDATQMDAAAEKLRKALGTDEKGLVK from the coding sequence ATGAGCAGCGTATTTACAAAGATTATTTCAGGTGATTTGCCCGGTCGTTTTGTCTACCGCGATAAAGAAGTGGTCGCTTTTCTAACTATCGAGCCTTTAGCGTATGGCCACGTACTGGTGGTACCGGTGGCAGAGGTAGATAAATGGACCGATCTGGAGCCCGCCACATGGGTCAAGCTCAATGAGGTAGCACAAAAAATCGGTCAAGCAGTCATCGAAGTATTTAATGCGCCACGTGCGGGCTACGTGATCGCAGGTTTCGACGTCCCCCATACCCATATTCATGTTTTCCCGGCAACAAAGATGTCCGATTACGATTTCTCTCAGGCAATCCCCATGGACAAAACTGATGCGACTCAGATGGATGCTGCTGCAGAAAAGTTAAGAAAGGCCCTGGGGACTGATGAGAAGGGTTTAGTGAAATAA
- the purD gene encoding phosphoribosylamine--glycine ligase, with protein MHILVIGSGAREHALALGLSKDPAVTEIHVAPGNVGMESIATVHAEATQVDDPDAMLKIAQETHADLVVVGPEIPLVAGVADTLRSHGFAVFGPNKDAAQIEGSKAFAKDVMAKAGVKTARAEQIVPGASDAEREAALDNFGPHYVVKDDGLAGGKGVVVTKDRAQARAHVDAVLAAGNPVLLESFLDGPEVSLFCLVDGETVVPLLPAQDHKRAHDNDEGPNTGGMGAYTPLPWLPEDGVQRIVDEVCVPVAREMVARGCAYSGLLYAGIAWGEDGPAVVEFNCRFGDPETQAVLALLKTPLAGALHAVATEKLAELPPLEWEDGYALTVVLAAEGYPQNPRKGGEIVGAEDPAVLHAGTARDADGKLVAAGGRVLNVIGTGASLIEARDKAYSVLNNITLAGSHYRSDIALPAVEGKITI; from the coding sequence ATGCACATTCTTGTTATCGGTTCGGGCGCCCGTGAGCACGCCCTTGCACTCGGCTTGTCCAAGGATCCTGCGGTCACCGAAATCCATGTGGCACCAGGAAACGTTGGTATGGAGTCGATCGCTACCGTCCACGCGGAGGCAACACAGGTAGATGATCCAGATGCGATGCTGAAGATCGCGCAGGAAACACATGCGGATCTTGTGGTTGTAGGACCTGAAATTCCTCTGGTTGCGGGGGTCGCCGATACTTTGCGCTCGCATGGTTTTGCAGTTTTTGGCCCCAATAAGGATGCTGCGCAGATTGAAGGATCCAAGGCCTTTGCCAAGGACGTGATGGCCAAAGCTGGTGTAAAGACAGCTCGCGCGGAGCAGATCGTGCCGGGAGCCTCAGACGCTGAGCGGGAAGCCGCCCTGGATAATTTTGGGCCTCATTATGTGGTAAAAGATGACGGCCTAGCTGGCGGCAAAGGCGTTGTGGTGACTAAAGACCGGGCTCAGGCGCGTGCTCATGTCGATGCCGTTCTGGCTGCCGGGAATCCAGTGCTCCTGGAGAGCTTCCTTGATGGCCCTGAAGTCTCACTTTTTTGTCTCGTCGATGGAGAGACGGTTGTGCCTTTGCTTCCGGCACAGGATCACAAACGCGCGCATGATAACGATGAGGGGCCGAATACCGGCGGTATGGGAGCGTACACGCCGTTGCCGTGGCTGCCGGAAGACGGCGTTCAGCGAATAGTGGATGAGGTCTGTGTACCCGTCGCTCGTGAGATGGTTGCTCGCGGCTGTGCATATTCCGGGTTGCTTTATGCAGGCATAGCCTGGGGCGAAGATGGCCCCGCAGTGGTGGAGTTCAATTGCCGCTTTGGCGATCCAGAAACTCAAGCGGTCTTGGCTCTGCTTAAAACTCCCCTGGCTGGTGCGTTACATGCGGTAGCCACTGAAAAACTAGCTGAGTTGCCGCCGTTGGAGTGGGAAGACGGGTATGCGTTAACAGTGGTTCTGGCTGCTGAAGGGTATCCGCAGAACCCACGCAAGGGCGGGGAGATTGTTGGTGCAGAAGATCCCGCAGTGTTGCATGCAGGCACGGCACGTGACGCTGATGGAAAGCTCGTTGCAGCGGGTGGACGTGTTCTAAACGTGATAGGAACAGGGGCTTCGCTTATAGAGGCACGTGATAAGGCCTATAGTGTTTTAAACAACATTACGCTGGCCGGCTCCCATTATAGGTCTGACATCGCACTTCCTGCGGTGGAAGGAAAGATCACGATTTAA
- a CDS encoding TrkH family potassium uptake protein, with protein MRKTPARLVAGSFATLVIIGTLILLLPISREGDAHADVITALFTATSAVCLTGLTVVDTATYWSHFGQLVILLLIQLGGLGIMTLTSFAAWVLVGRIGVRERLNAAAEGRGRELGEVKGLLVATLAFTVVVESAVALVLTLRFKGLGYSWPASLWEGIFHSVSAFNNAGFGLRSDNLVAYVGDFGIILPISGAIILGGLGFPLLLELHRRHEHRAAGIAERRFSLTAVFTISGTLILLFIGTVGIAAFEWRGVLSELNMPTKLLASFFQSVTSRTAGFNSINIGEMHPSSLLLTDFLMFIGGGSGGTAGGIKITTVAVLLTVMVAEIRGDDNILIRGRRIPTRTVRQALAVTMLAALLVSVSLMIMLLIAPEFDFLDLSFEVVSAFATVGLSTGITPDLPSIGKLLLVLLMYAGRVGPVSFVAALAARSNKRLYSYPVERPIIG; from the coding sequence ATGCGTAAAACCCCTGCTCGGCTTGTCGCCGGTAGTTTTGCAACGCTCGTTATCATTGGAACGCTTATCCTTCTCCTCCCCATATCTAGAGAGGGAGATGCACATGCGGACGTCATCACGGCTTTGTTTACCGCCACCTCGGCGGTGTGTTTGACCGGGCTGACCGTTGTAGACACTGCTACTTATTGGTCGCATTTTGGTCAATTAGTGATTCTTCTTTTGATCCAACTCGGTGGTTTGGGAATCATGACCTTAACGTCTTTTGCCGCGTGGGTGCTGGTCGGCCGGATTGGCGTTCGGGAGAGGCTCAATGCTGCTGCCGAGGGGCGCGGGAGAGAATTAGGCGAGGTCAAGGGGCTACTCGTGGCCACCCTTGCCTTTACCGTTGTAGTGGAATCTGCCGTGGCGTTGGTGTTGACCTTACGCTTTAAGGGGTTGGGCTATTCTTGGCCGGCAAGTTTATGGGAAGGGATCTTCCACTCTGTTTCCGCCTTTAATAATGCCGGTTTTGGGTTGCGATCAGACAATCTCGTGGCATACGTGGGGGATTTCGGGATTATCCTCCCAATTTCCGGAGCTATCATTCTCGGGGGCTTAGGATTCCCTCTTCTTTTGGAGCTGCACCGTAGACATGAGCATAGGGCGGCGGGGATCGCAGAACGACGTTTTTCTTTGACCGCGGTGTTCACGATCAGCGGGACCCTTATCCTGTTATTCATAGGAACTGTGGGTATTGCTGCATTTGAGTGGCGAGGAGTGCTGTCTGAATTGAATATGCCAACAAAGCTCCTTGCCTCATTTTTCCAATCAGTAACCAGCAGAACTGCCGGATTTAATTCGATCAACATAGGGGAGATGCATCCCTCCAGCCTGTTGCTCACTGACTTTCTTATGTTTATTGGCGGCGGTTCTGGGGGTACAGCTGGCGGCATCAAGATCACTACGGTGGCGGTCCTACTCACCGTCATGGTGGCGGAGATTCGGGGTGATGACAACATCTTGATTCGTGGTCGCAGAATCCCCACGCGTACAGTACGCCAGGCTTTGGCCGTGACCATGTTGGCAGCTCTCTTGGTCTCTGTGTCCCTCATGATCATGCTGCTTATAGCCCCAGAATTTGATTTTTTGGATCTTTCCTTCGAAGTAGTTAGTGCTTTTGCCACAGTAGGTTTGAGCACGGGGATTACGCCGGATTTGCCTAGCATTGGCAAGCTACTTCTGGTTCTTTTGATGTATGCAGGACGCGTTGGTCCGGTCTCTTTTGTGGCTGCTCTTGCCGCTCGTAGTAATAAGCGTTTGTACTCCTATCCAGTAGAAAGGCCGATCATTGGTTAG
- a CDS encoding potassium channel family protein, producing the protein MVSFRSRSKAPVVILGLGRFGMALGEELVHSGVEVLGVDSSETVVNAAAKVLTYAAVADTTNEEALRQLSVDEASRVVIGIGSDMGASLLTASTVIDLDVPSIWAKALNNSHAKILSQIGVHHIIRPEQDTGRRVAHLMNGRVQEYAEFDRDYAIVKVAPPVSILGKRVCEVDRVQIIAVRPSNGMFRPAKPEMILQAGDLVLAAGHPDELERFGMTD; encoded by the coding sequence TTGGTTAGTTTTCGTTCTCGTTCTAAAGCCCCTGTGGTGATCCTTGGATTAGGCCGATTTGGAATGGCCCTGGGTGAAGAGCTGGTGCATTCTGGAGTTGAGGTTTTAGGAGTTGACTCTTCTGAGACCGTGGTTAACGCAGCCGCTAAAGTTCTCACCTATGCCGCTGTGGCGGATACCACCAATGAGGAGGCGCTGCGCCAGCTCTCTGTAGATGAGGCCTCTCGGGTTGTCATCGGTATTGGCTCGGACATGGGTGCGTCGTTGCTCACGGCCTCTACCGTGATCGATCTGGACGTGCCAAGTATTTGGGCGAAGGCCCTGAATAACTCTCATGCCAAGATCCTGAGCCAAATCGGGGTGCACCACATTATTCGCCCCGAGCAAGATACCGGTCGACGGGTAGCACATTTGATGAATGGTCGGGTGCAGGAATACGCAGAGTTTGATCGCGATTATGCCATTGTGAAAGTGGCGCCACCTGTCTCAATTCTGGGTAAGAGAGTGTGCGAGGTTGACCGAGTACAGATCATTGCCGTCCGGCCGAGCAACGGCATGTTTAGACCTGCAAAACCCGAGATGATTCTGCAAGCAGGGGATTTGGTTTTGGCGGCTGGTCACCCGGATGAGCTAGAAAGGTTTGGGATGACCGACTAG